TAAAAAGGAACGATGTCTATGGATACAAGTATGAGCCGTAACAAAAAACTGGGTGAGTTCTTGAAATCGCGGAGAAGCCGCATTCAACCGGAACAAGTTGGATTGTCAGGATCTTATGGACAGCGAAGAAAACCCGGTCTACGGCGGGAAGAAGTAGCGGTATTGGCTGGTGTCAGTGCGACGTATTACACGTGGCTCGAACAGGGTAGGGAGTTGGCGGCTTCACGAGAAGTGATGCAGAGTATAGCGGATGCGCTCCGTTTAACCCTGGAAGAGAAGAGTCATCTATTTGACTTATGGGACCCTAATACGGAACATGAATTCCTTGCTTCGTATTCGCAACTGGAGCCAGGGTGGCATAGTATTATTGGCCAGTTGACTCATCCTTCCTTTATTACCAATGAACGTTCTGAGGTACTTGCCTGGAATGAAGCTGCAGATACGAACCTTTTCAACTTCTCGTCGATGAATGTGAATGATCGTTTAATGATGCGGATTTTATTTCTGGATACAGCGCTCAGGGAGCGTATGCACAACTGGGATGAATTCGCGCGGCACTCGGTAGCCGTATTCCGTACGTATTATGACAAGTATCCGAGTGATCCCGAATTTAGCAGAATCGTGAAACAATTGAGCGACGAAAGTGTAGACCTGCACCAAGTTGAGTTAAAACAAGTCAATCGTGTCCTGCTTGAAACGACGGATCGGGCAGATGGCGTTGTGCATGCATATGATATCTTTTCCATGAATAATCTGAACAGCCAATCAGGCATTCATTGTTGTATTTACGTTCCTGTTGCCATATAGAAAGTTAATCAAACTGGTAATTTCTTTACTAGCATAAACAGAGTGTGGTTGGGGTCTCGGGAGTGAAATAGAATGAACTCAAGTTCATACGTTTCTAGTTAACGTTTCTATTTCAAGATGAAAAGAGGGAGCCTCATGCTCATAACAAGAACACTGGGAAATGATAAATTACGAATATCTGCGCTTGGCCTGGGTGTGATGATGATGCCGGATAATGACGAATCGGTACATACCATTCAGGGTGCGCTGGATGCAGGAGTTACCATGTTTGATACGGCGGACCTGTACGGAGAGTATGAAAAACAGCGATTTGGAGGGAATGAAAAGCTGCTTGGACGCGCGCTTCAAGGTCGAAGATCCAAGGCAATCATTGCCACCAAATTTGGTATAACACACACGCAGGGTCCCAAGGGAGATCCAGCCTACATCAAAAAGTCAGTAGATGCGAGTCTCTACAACCTGGGAATGGATTATATCGATCTCTATTATCAACATCGTCCTGATCCGAATACACCCATTGAAGAGACGGTAGGCACACTTGCCGATCTGGTTCAACAGGGGAAGATTCGATATATTGGTTTGTCCGAAGCGCCAGTAGAGATCATTCGGCGTGCACATGCTGTTCATCCGATTACAGCGTTGCAGACCGAATATTCATTATGGAGTCGAGAGCTTGAGGATGAGATTATGCCTGTCCTGCATGAATTGAACATTGGCTTGGTTCCATACAGCCCATTGGGACGTGGTTTCCTGACAGGTCAGATCCGTTCTATAGACGATCTCCCGGAAGATGATTATCGTCGTCACTATCCGCGTTTCCAAGGTGAGAACTTTCAGAAAAATCTGGAGGTTGTTGGATTGATCCAAGAGATGGCTAAGCAAAAAGGATGCACGGTCTCTCAACTTGCTCTGGCCTGGTTACTTGGAAAGGGAGAACATATCGTTCCGATCCCGGGGACTCGCAACCTGGAAAGAGTTCACGAGAACTTAGGAGCGTTACAGGTTTCGCTTACGGATGATGAGATGAACCAGATAGATCACATATCACCCCAAGGCATTGCAGCCGGAGGCAGATTCCCTGGTCAAGTCTAGTTCGTTTATACATGATTCTAAGAAACCTAATGTTCAGGATTAAAAACAATATATAACATGTGTCAACGGTATTATCTTTCTATTCTCCGGCATACAGTACAACAATGAGATGTATGCCCAAGGAGGAGAAATGATCGTATGATAAATCCGATTTTACAAGCCCCGAATGTTCCGCTGGCAGCCGATTCCAATGCGGTTGTCAATTATCAGAGGGATTCACGCAACTATGTAACCCAGTTGTTTGGAGAACAGCTGCCGACCATTGCAAATGGTTTCTTCAACGTGTACTTAAGCAAAGGAATCATTGTGCAGCCGCACTGGCACACCAATGTTACGGAGATGGTTGTGGTCATCACCGGTGAAGTTACAGCTTCAGTCTTCAATCCGTTTACGCGTGAACGATTGACATATCGTCTGAAACCAGGTCAGGTTGTGGTATTTCCGAAAGGCTGGTTTCACTGGTTTGTCGCTGAGACAGATGATGTATATGTATTAACAATCTTTGATCAACCAACGCCTGATATTGTGTTTGGAGCGGATTTCTTGGCAGCTACACCGCCGGAGGTGGCTCACCGGGCGTACTGTTTGGATGAAGAGGCATATGCGAGAGCTGTTGCGTCTATTAAAAATGATGCGATTCTAGGCCCCCCAATAGGGTGTGATACACAGGTTTCTGATCAATCGACTTCACCTTCCAAGACGTCTGTGTCACCCTCCTAAGCTGAAATCTTAATTCAAGATTTCCTTATTTATTGTCAAAGTACACAGCCTGTAACTGGAGAATAACAGTTGCAGGTTTTTTTGATGTGCCGATGTAATGATCGTATGATAAAAATTCAAAATGCCTGAGTCAGTGTGTTACGTTCTCTGTTAGTATAGTATGAACATCCAACAAAAACGGAGGACTCATAAATGAACATGTCAGAAATGGATACGCTTGAAACTGCAATGAGTTATGCACCTATTTTGATGTTTGACAGAGCCGAACCCTTTTATCCTGATTTTGTTGGCATTTCTGTGTTGCATCAATCTGGGCCTTCACTATCGTTCAGACGGGATATTAAGTTTCCGACCGAGGCAGTACAATACGTAATTGAATATGCAATCTGGTGGGATTATGAGATTGGACATCTGTATGAAATGGAGCATGTATGGGTTTATGTGGGTCATGACGGAGAGGTAGTAGATTGTGAAGCCAGTTTTCATGGAAAGGTGCTCCGCGGATTGTTGAAGGGGCGGGTCAATGTGGTTGGACATCATGTATGTCTGTACTCGCAGCCTGGCAAACATGCTTTCTCACCACTTCCGGTTGTATTTGAGTTATTGCCAAACCTGTATAGTGCAGCGGGTGCCGAAGCTGGATGTGATGGGCTACTTGTGAATGAGTTGTTTCAAGATTATTTTGAAACGAATGAACAGATCGATGCTCAGGTAGAGCGTTATCTGCAGACCAAAGCGTTTATACCTACCATGGAGTTCGAAGAATATTTACTAAAACCGGAGATGTTCATGACGTGGGATAATCTGTTTGATATTATTCCGCACAGGATTAAGGACCGCTTAATTGAACTGGAGCAGTTATATAACACATAAGTAATTAGTTTTAAACGGGTTTTATGTTAATTTAAAGTATATTTTTTCGCTTCAAAACCAAACTTTGTTGATTCGGGTTTGGTTTTTTTTATGGGAAAATGGACTCAGTATGAGTAAGCATTTATTAGACTTAAGTCTTGAAATGTTGAGTGTGTACAGCAAAATACATAATTTTTACGCATGGAAAATGATATTTGTTAGACGTAAGAACTATACAACTTCTTATGTAAATATAAGAAGATCATGTCACATGAAAATTTGTATGGAGAATGTATGTGTAAGTTAAAGCAGAATGTTGATTATACGTATATATGTAAGTAGAAAAAAGAAAATTAATAGGTAAAAAGTATAAATTATATTAAAAAGAAGATTCTTTATATCTGAAATAAAAATTCATAATAGTGCAAATTTATAGAAATAAAAATCTCCTATTCAGTTTTAATATATTTATGTCGAAATACATCGTAAGTTGTCTGGAGCGCGACCTAGAGAAAGGGTTTACCAAGCGTTATATACATAACTGGACACTACGATGCCTAGGAGGAGATTACATGAAGTGGTTTGGGAATTTGAAAACAGCAACAAAGATTATCTCAGCGTTTTTAGTTGTGTCGATAATCCTTGCGGCGCTTGGCGTCTACTCTGTAGTAACATTGAGAAGTACGAATGAACGAATGCAAGAGATGTATAACAACAATCTAATCTCTGTAAAAGAATTATCCTCTGCTCAGATTGATTATCAAAGAATGCGTGTGAACGTGCGTGATTTAAGCTTCGAAACCGTCGAAACCGAAAAAACTCGGATCACGGAGAACATCGCTTCGATCCGTCAGAGTGTGAATGATCGCCTGACCCTCTATCGTCCGCTTGCAACAACCCCTGAAGAAATAGAGTTACTCCGTAATTTTGATGCGGAATATCCAGGATATTTAACAATGTTTGAACGAGCAACTAATCTGGCTGTCGCAGATGATCAAAGTGCCTTTAATACCTACCTTGAAATTGAGCTTAAACCACAAGGGGACAAAATTGTTGAGCTCCTTACCAATTTGATCGACCTTAATGAAAGTTTGGCTGAACAGGCGAATATACAATCTCAGGCTGCCTATTCACAAGCATTTAAAGTAACGATAATTCTTGTGGTTCTGTCCGTACTCTTCAGTATTTTCATTGGATATATCATCTCTCGCTCCATTTCGAGGCCACTCATGGCTATGCTGGGTATAGCTACGGAAGTTGCCAACGGAAA
The nucleotide sequence above comes from Paenibacillus sp. W2I17. Encoded proteins:
- a CDS encoding helix-turn-helix transcriptional regulator — encoded protein: MDTSMSRNKKLGEFLKSRRSRIQPEQVGLSGSYGQRRKPGLRREEVAVLAGVSATYYTWLEQGRELAASREVMQSIADALRLTLEEKSHLFDLWDPNTEHEFLASYSQLEPGWHSIIGQLTHPSFITNERSEVLAWNEAADTNLFNFSSMNVNDRLMMRILFLDTALRERMHNWDEFARHSVAVFRTYYDKYPSDPEFSRIVKQLSDESVDLHQVELKQVNRVLLETTDRADGVVHAYDIFSMNNLNSQSGIHCCIYVPVAI
- a CDS encoding aldo/keto reductase; amino-acid sequence: MLITRTLGNDKLRISALGLGVMMMPDNDESVHTIQGALDAGVTMFDTADLYGEYEKQRFGGNEKLLGRALQGRRSKAIIATKFGITHTQGPKGDPAYIKKSVDASLYNLGMDYIDLYYQHRPDPNTPIEETVGTLADLVQQGKIRYIGLSEAPVEIIRRAHAVHPITALQTEYSLWSRELEDEIMPVLHELNIGLVPYSPLGRGFLTGQIRSIDDLPEDDYRRHYPRFQGENFQKNLEVVGLIQEMAKQKGCTVSQLALAWLLGKGEHIVPIPGTRNLERVHENLGALQVSLTDDEMNQIDHISPQGIAAGGRFPGQV
- a CDS encoding cupin domain-containing protein, with product MINPILQAPNVPLAADSNAVVNYQRDSRNYVTQLFGEQLPTIANGFFNVYLSKGIIVQPHWHTNVTEMVVVITGEVTASVFNPFTRERLTYRLKPGQVVVFPKGWFHWFVAETDDVYVLTIFDQPTPDIVFGADFLAATPPEVAHRAYCLDEEAYARAVASIKNDAILGPPIGCDTQVSDQSTSPSKTSVSPS